Part of the Nicotiana tabacum cultivar K326 chromosome 20, ASM71507v2, whole genome shotgun sequence genome, TTCCGTTCGATCTCTCCGGTTCTGGTTCAGCATGTCGAGTATTTTCATGTTCACCAACGCTCGGAGTCTTattctgactttgaagttgagcAATGGCGATTTTCTAAGCTTGTAGCATTTcaaatatcacttggaggctgatTCCTCCATCTCCCGTTCCTCGTGCTCCTTAGCCACCAGATCGGGCTTTCCTACGTTCATTCCCTACGGGGTCTGCGCCTGAATTCGCGTTTAGAGCATTGTGTGAACTGATATCAACTGCTCCATATTTGGCACTTCCTCAAGGTTTATTGGTGGTACACCGACCCATATACTACTGTTTTCTCCAAGACCTTCGTTGTCATGAACATGTGCgttttgtgtgctagacatgtttcagcctaagaatcaaaaaatcttgataagaaaaagtgtaaaaacaaCGTGTGTAATGAGaatcagtaaataaataatcactattatatttagtcccaaggtgggcgccaaactgtttacctcgaaaatacgagcaacaattaaatttgatttgtggttttaaagatatgtgatttagttcaataccaattaataatcaagaaatatgaagtagaaatgaaagagacaagtgaatcaaaccaattTTACTCAGCAATAGTGACCTCAAGCTTAGTGATCTCGAGGTGGGCTTAGAATAGTAAGAACAATTAagtaagaaaataaagtaagaacaatAGAGCTAAGGACAATTGTGATGAACAGTAGGCGaaaaagtagagagtatattctttgctcaatgattagatgatgttacaaatgattggggtcccctttatataataaggGAATccctaaataaggtatatttctatttacagtaagaaATATTCTTGGTACAGCTGTCTAACCGCTTAGTACAGAATCGTATGATCTTATTCCGGGATTTGAGCTATGATCTTGGGGACGTAGCAGGAATCTAGCTCATTCTGTTACAAACCCATAACGGTACTATTTCGGGGTCGAGCACATTTGGCCTCGGTATTCCTCGAACTCCTATCTCCGGGCATTGCACTCTGCCTTCGAGCTCGAGTCTGGTCCATCGGTTTCGAACTCAACCTTGCCCGGACTCAGGCCTAGGACGGAACCTCGAGCCTATAAATCGGAGGcatatgattttgaccgtatacaatacaaaatgtatatatacacaataaataaataaataaaaaaatttaaaaaaaaaaaaagagaggaaagagtTTGGAAAAGCGGCAAGATCTCGACTTGTAGTGATGTAGCATCGAAAATGACGGTGGGAGAAAGTAGAATAGTAGATGTAGAATACAAGGTTAAGGTTGAAATATTTTACGAGGGTGAGGAGTAGAAGGAAAGCAGCGAGTATTAAGCGTCAAAATTTTAGAACCTCGAGGGAGGCAGagaacacacacacacgcacacgcTCTTCTCTCTCTCCTCCAATTCCAAAATTCAGATCTTCACTTAATTCCCTCTTACTTCTGTCCTCTCACACGCAAAGAAACACATCCCACATGCCCTTCTCTCTCTCTACAGGACAAAGCAAAGTGAGTAACTTTTACTGACACAAGAGAGATATACTACTAATATAGGTAGCAATCCCATTCATCAGTTTCCTCACATTTTCTGGATCGGCATTTCTCACAATTTGAGATCCATTGATCTCTGCTGTCTACTTTGTTTTGTCCTAAATTCCTGCCCCTCTCTGTAACGAGTTGGGTGGGTGGGTGGCTGGCTAGATCTTTGCTCAATTTTACTTGAGCATATACAACTGAATTTAGTTTAATTGTCTTAGCAATATGGAGAGCGAGAAGAAGGTTTCTCCGGTATCAGACGTGGGGGCATGGGCGATGAACGTTGTTAGTTCGGTGGGAATTATTATGGCCAACAAGCAACTTATGTCCGCCAACGGTTATTCTTTCACCTTCGGTAATATTCCTCAGATCTCGTTCTGAATTtttcatttcttatttttttgatTGATTGCACAAAATATGCACTCTTTTCTCCCATACTACCTTAGCTCGTAGAGGTGGATCCACGATTTGAAGGTAGCGGGTGCACGAATGCATTTATTTATCTTAGACGTATCAATAAATACAAAATGTAAATGTCTGCATCCGGTTGATTCGGTCGGTTTTGGATTAATTCAGCTCAAGTTATTCGGTTTTCGGTTCATAAATAGACAATCTGATCCGAATCTTAAATTTGTATTCATAATATGTTCAATTATGAaccaagaagaaaaataaatagaCAAGTATCCTATTTACAGCTCATATCAAGCTCAATGGAGCATATATTCAATTCTCAACtagaagcatatgaaaatttaaacctcaaattttttacttaatagaaaaaatgtttGATACGGGGGTGATATTCAAAAACTGAGGTATCAACAGTATAATTATTACTAGTACCTATAGGTTGAGATGAATTCAGATAAACTCTTTTATTAACTAGGCACGAAAAATCGAACAAGAAGGAAAATGGGTTGTATTATCTCGGTTATCAAAAAAAGAAATGGAGGCCGGATTGGTACTATTTCTGCAATTGCTTATCTGGCCTTAGACGGCACTTCCTGAAAATATTGCTTTTAGAACTTATCTGGTAAGATATAACATCTTTTGTTATGGTGGTTAAGTGGAGAAGCGTAGAGGGGTGGCCCCATATATCTATCGAGTTTTGTATTGTGTGCCACTGGTCTATAGGGATATTTGGTTATAaaaaagaagtcttttcttgtGGTATGGAAAACCTTTAGCATCAGGCTTTATGTGCCTTATTACATCAGGCTTGTCATCAGTTGTTATTAAAAGGGCAAGGTGGTAGGCTTTATGCCTATCTGGGGAgaagatatatatatttatgttatttttgctTTGTAGAAGCATGCATCCAGCTGAAATCTTTTAGTTGAAGGACATAGGAAGTACATGTTACTATCCATTTGATCATATAATGTATACGTTCAATTCCAAATGTTCGTCCTGTCATTTTTAATTTCATGGTTTGTTTCCTCCAGCTACAACGTTGACTGGGTTCCACTTTGCTGTGACGGCGCTTGTTGGGATGGTGTCAAATGCCACAGGGTTTTCCTCATCAAAGCATGTACCTTTGTGGGAACTTATCTGGTTCTCAATTGTCGCAAACATGTCTATCACAGGGATGAACTTAAGTCTGATGCTCAATTCAGTTGGATTTTACCAAGTATGATATTGTCTCTTTTGTTGTATACTCTACTCGCTTTTGTGTTTTGTCCTTAacgtttcttgttatgtcttgaATTTTCTTCATATAGAAAAGACAAGTCTTGGATTCCCGTTATGTTGGTGAATAAGATTTGTTAACAACTTTATAATGCTATCAGCTTTCAGTCTCCTTTGGTCGGAAAAGAATATGATTACTAAAACAATTTTCACTAGAACTTTTCATCTGTTTCTTGCATCCCTTTGCTCCACATTTTGAATTTAGACCCTTAAAATCGTTACATATCAGTTTTACCTATCagcagaacaacaacaacaacaacaataacccagtgaGTTCCCACAAgtgggtttggggagggtagagtgtacacagatcttacccctaccccggagaGTAGGGAGGCTGTTTTCAAAAGACCCGGAGAAGAAATTGTTTGATATTTGTTTTAGGTGCATTGAAGTTACAAATAACAGATAAAACTTGGTACTTGCTGAAATTTTAGCTTCAAGTTACTATGGTCCAAGTATGTATGCGTTACTAGCTAGCTATGAAGGGTGTACTTGGAACAGCTTTTACAAGATGATCCCAAACCTTTTCCTTTTCGAAAAAAGGAtttcgtttttttattttttcataaattAGTTtgctaactaattaaataaataaatgtgttTGGGACCGTAGTTGGTGATATAGTTCATGATCTGTTGACGTGGAGTTAACTAATATCTATCAGTATCTTCATCATCTGAAATGATAACTTAGTTTTGCTTTGAAAGGAAGAGGAGggaaagaaaataggaaaaatgagAATGGAATATAAACTAGGGTTAGTAATTTTCTTTATTTGATTGGACATTGGTTTAAGAGGAAAGTTGCAGGAAAGGGAAATTTATGTTCCCTACTTCTCCTTGATTGCAAATCAGTTAGTAGAATGAAAACCAATAATAGAAAGAAAGGCTGCTTTCCCTCATTCCTAGGGATTCATACATATAATTAGCTGCAGTGTTGTTTTTGCTCAGGAATTCAATTTAGTCTCATAGTTCTCCTTTAGTACTTATTTTTTTATAAGGATATCTCCTTGGTAATCATTACAATTGATTATAGTTCTTAGCAAAGCAAGTCCATCTAAACCTTTTAGCATGTATTTGATGAAGAAAAAGTGGTTCAATGAAGTTcttttttctgttattttttggGGATGGAGTGCCAATAAAGTGTGCCTTTTCCCAAATGCAGGTGGTCCAATGAAGTTCTTGTATGTGCATAAACTTCTAGTAGGTTTGCATCCACTAGGACAGTGACTTTAGGCTCACACTCCTATTGCAGAAGTAAATTTGAAGATTAGTTGGTCAAAAATATTGATGTCAGTTCCCTTTTCTGCTGAAAATTCATTTAGGTTTAAAAAGTTATCATTGGCAGACTTTAATGGTTATTGAGTTTTTAGCATTCAGAGTAGTTTTACTGACCGAATTGTCTGGATGCAGAAgagcttcttttttttcaaaaatgattaACAAGGATTTGAAGCATTTATTCTTTTTGGCCTGATGGATCATTTACATATTAGATCTTTCTTTATGGTCGTAACTCTCATATATCTACTGATAAGTTAATTAATTTTGTGCACACTAGCACCACCGAAGTGCTTAAATGTCTTCTAAACACTCAAGCGGGGACAATAGATTCATGAGCTCCTCTATGCGTTCCTTGTGTATCTCTTTACACCAAAAAGCAGAGCATCTTAAAATCTTTTTGGAAGCTGACTCTGCACTAAGAAATACTCTATCTTCTGCATTGGTATTGTTCTGCCCCTCACTCATCACACTGTCATATTCAGGTTCAGTGTCTAATGAGCTGTTTGCTGATGTGTTCCTTCATGTTTGTCTCATGTTGATCTTTTCATTGGTTATTGCTTTTTAGAGAAGAGTTAGTTCAAAACTGCTAGCAAGCAGAGAAGAAGTGGATCGGTAGTCGTTATTTGAGCTGAACCAGTTGCTTTTGTTTTACTGAACTCCAATAAGTTGTAGGTTAATATGTATTATAGTATACTAGCAGTTAGcacttgttttatttttgttcctTGGTGAAATTTCATTTTATAGGCCTAAATTTTTCCATTTTATTGATGTAGATCTCAAAGTTGAGCATGATTCCAGTGGTTTGTGTGATGGAATGGATCCTTCATAGTAAGCGTTACTCGAAGGAGGTTAAAATGTCGGTTGTGGTTGTTGTTATCGGTGTGGGTGTCTGCACAGTAACTGATGTCAAGGTTAATGCCAAAGGTTTTATTTGCGCTTGTGTTGCAGTTCTGTCGACATCATTGCAGCAGATTGTGAGTATAGTCTGGCTTCATAGCTTTACTGGAAAAGACTGAATAATTAAAAAGATTCCCCAAAAGAGAAATATTTGGTGTGGATCTGATTTAAGATCGCTAGCATCAAAAGTTTAACGATAAAGTATGTTGAGGTTTCTTTTGTGATTTGATTCCATCTATTTATGTGGGTTTAATTTGTCATTACAAACTTACTTAGTTTTTCTTTCTGAGGGACAAATTAATTTATTAGGGAGGCTGTGATAGTGCTATCCAACTTTTCTATCCTTAAAAAAGATGCCCTCTTTCTATGAGAAAGCTAAAGGGCAGAAGCCtaaatttttttccctttttcctttctttcctttactcTCTATAGAAGTGATGAAAGTTGGCTTTTGTTTTTGCTTCTTGTTATAGCGCAGGGAAGAAGTAATTACTCTATCAGACCCCTTTATGCGTGACAAGGATCCCTTCTTGTTCTATAAAGCTAAAGGAAAGAAGTCTCAAAATTGTCATGTATTGGTTTTAATTGAGGGGTAAAAAGGGGAGAAAGGAAAACATAAAGTCGACTTTTTTATTTGCTCACTGCTTTGGTCCCTGTTCAGTTGTATCTAGAGCAAAAGCGTGCTTCTTGCAATTGCAGAGTTTAGAAACAGTTACCAGAGATATCCTGTATCTTCAATGCAATAAAGAAAGAATTTCCTGCTGGCCCAATATATATACTccctccctccgtttcaatttgtgtgaacctgtttgactgggcacgaagtttaagaaaaaatgaagacttttggaatttgtgtggttataaaagcttctcattaggggtagaattgtaagttaaattgtttccaaatttagaaaggagtcattctttttggaaaagaccaaaaaggaaataggttcacataaactggaacggagggagtatattttaTTATCAAGCTCTCACTTTTTTCAACCAAATTAGCTTGTTGCTTAATTCTTTAACCCCCATCTCTTAAACTTGTTGCATTTGTGTGATCAAACAATGGTTTTCTGGTGCAGTCAATAGGCTCTTTGCAGAAAAAGTACTCAATTGGATCCTTCGAATTATTGAGTAAAACAGCTCCGATACAAGCTTGCTCCCTCCTTGTGCTTGGTCCTTTTTGCGACTACTATCTTAGTGGAAATCTATTACTAGACTACAAGTATACCTCTGGTGCAATTGTAAGTATCAACCAATCTTTTCATTCCCAGATTATGATGCATATTTGATTGGTCCTTTTTCTGCCTACTTAGCTTTATGTGCTTTGATCATTGATGTGTGGCACTTTCTGCAGTTCTTTATACTCCTGTCGTGTTCGTTAGCTGTTTTCTGCAATGTGAGTCAGTATCTCTGCATCGGGCGATTCTCTGCAGTTTCCTTCCAGGTTCTAGGCCACATGAAGACAGTGTGTGTGCTGACTTTGGGCTGGCTGCTCTTTGATTCTGCATTGACTCTTAAGAACATTTTGGGTATGCTTGTTGCTGTTGCCGGCATGGTGATCTATAGTTGGGCTGTGGAGGTTGAAAAATCCAACACCAAGAGTCCCCATGCTGCCAAAAACAGCTTGACAGAAGAGGAGCTGAGATTATTGAAGGAGGAAATGGAGAAGACAGACGTTGAAGTCGGTCAGTCCAAGGCCTAAATTGAGGTCTCTATTGTTAGCCATCACGTAATATAGCTTTTTGGATCAATTTGCATGTAGTTTATACTATTTGTTGCATTATTCATTGGACCTCCTACATTTGGTCCCAATTTGGTGACCTTGGATTGTTTTGAATAGTTACTGAATATTTTGTTCTTTATCCAAGTCCGCTAGGGTTCATACCATTTACGCTACTGTTATTTTACATAATTCGTTTGATTTAATTTTAAGTCACGACCCACGATAACCAGTGCATAGTAATTTATAATAAGTCAGTAATAGGCAAGCAGAGAAGGCTTGATACACACCGAGTGAGATCTTGACATGGATCTTAGATGATTAAAAAAAACACAGAAAAAAATTACTGTATACTGTAATAAATTAGTTCATGGAAGTTTCTCTGTGGAAGTTGATTACAAGTGACTCACGGCTTTGGTTTGGTAGTAAAAATGTAATGTCAGATTTGTGGATTAAGCTCAGGTCATGAACTGCTTCTAACAAATCTACCGGGTATCGGACCATGCGTCGATAATCCTCAGAGATTCTTCAATTATCCCAAAGAAAAGAAGTTCCATTATCTATCGACATTGGGTACGAATTCTTCCATGGAAAAAGTAAGCTCAATTCAACGTCGACTGAAGGGTAAGGCAACCCGAGCAGTCGCTTTAGGCCCCCAAATTTTAGGGGCCCCATTTTTCATCGATGGTAATTTTATAAactaattttttatataaaaaaattgacTATCTTAAGGTTAAAAAATATACTATTTTAATAcagtaaagaaattttttttttaatttgttactGATATTGACAATTGAGATTTGAATAATCCGAAgcgtataaaaatattttttattttttatttagtagGTAAAAATTGAGGTCACGAAattataaaaatttgatttttttttttgacttggCCTCGATTAAAACATAATAACCACTCTGACATGATAGTTTAGACTTATTTTCAAATTATATAACGTTAAAGGAAATATTACAAGTATAAGATAAGATTTTAATCGACATACTTAATAAGATAAACAAGACTTGATTTTCTGTCAAATGCCTATATTTCTTATAGCATAAAATTACTATAACACTTACATTCGGGGagaaaaaaatttcaatttaaaattgataaaatcttgtaTAGGATCAATAATGTCTCACGAGTAGTTAAATGTATTGAATTAGAAATATTatcaattaaaaaaattattagaataactcaattataaaaaaaattattaataatcttGTATCTAAAAAGGTTAGGaaaataaacttcaaataatatataaaaaagattttaaaaaaattaaggtctcttcttcaaattttgcTTTAGGCCACTAACTATGTTGAGTCGCCCGGTCATTATTCACCAAAGTTCTAAATCGTACGCGATGATCTTTCGGTTTTCTAAAAAAAGAGGCCCTAGTATGAAGTGTGCATATGATAGTAACGGACCAAGAAGCGGATAGGCATATATGATAGTAACGGACCAAGAAGCGGATAGGCATTTTGTCTATGATGTTACTCTTAATCCAGCATTATTGCTGGTCGGTCGATCCCATATAAGCAATAAGTCTGTATATTCAATCTCACAAAAAGGAGAATTAAAGGCCTCTCTAGGCAGGGGCGAAGCTAATTTGGTTGAAGGGCTTCGCCGAAAATTTATACTACGTATAAGGTACAATATTACTTGTTATAGATTAAAAACAGACTTTGAACACCCTTATTGAATTTCCTGGCTTCGCCATTGGCTTTAGGTAAGTGTACCATTCCGTCTCGTTCTTGATTCATCAATTTGAAATGATTCAATAACAAAAAATTATTAGTACCATTAAGAGAAAACCATATTAAGGAGTATTTTAAGTCTCTAAAGCTAATGATTATGACGATTAAGCCAATTATAACCCTTGATCGGAGGGAATGGAGGTCGAAAATTAAGGTAGGCGCTTAGTGGATAGTATGTTTTCCTTGTCCATaccagtagtagtagtagtagtgttAGTCCTGTACTTCCTTATTGCTTAAGTTTTCTTGCTATCTTGCTGACATTATTGCCTA contains:
- the LOC107795565 gene encoding UDP-rhamnose/UDP-galactose transporter 3; this translates as MESEKKVSPVSDVGAWAMNVVSSVGIIMANKQLMSANGYSFTFATTLTGFHFAVTALVGMVSNATGFSSSKHVPLWELIWFSIVANMSITGMNLSLMLNSVGFYQISKLSMIPVVCVMEWILHSKRYSKEVKMSVVVVVIGVGVCTVTDVKVNAKGFICACVAVLSTSLQQISIGSLQKKYSIGSFELLSKTAPIQACSLLVLGPFCDYYLSGNLLLDYKYTSGAIFFILLSCSLAVFCNVSQYLCIGRFSAVSFQVLGHMKTVCVLTLGWLLFDSALTLKNILGMLVAVAGMVIYSWAVEVEKSNTKSPHAAKNSLTEEELRLLKEEMEKTDVEVGQSKA